One Mycolicibacterium crocinum DNA window includes the following coding sequences:
- a CDS encoding polyketide synthase has product MSGFDPVAIVGRSCVLPGAASPEELFDASLAGRCLLRATPPDQWRGVEPITLLASNKQGLRVSSATGGYVKTSFDLTQFAARIPDFDHLDPIVAWLAQCAQQALGGPLAAPGTGLIVGNLSYPSTMGTAFVESVWTGEGNDDPRNRFSSGLPVHLVAGAMEMNGPVYALDAACASSLYAIKLACDALHDGEADVMLAGGVNGSDDLFLHLGFTSLQALSPSGRSRPFHAEADGLVPAHGAALVALKRLADAERAGDQILGVILGVGLSNDGRQSGFHRSRGGWPDPRHDVGAGAGRADAGRHRLRRLPCHRHPLG; this is encoded by the coding sequence GTGAGCGGGTTCGATCCGGTCGCGATCGTCGGACGCAGTTGTGTGCTGCCCGGTGCGGCTTCACCTGAAGAACTGTTCGACGCGTCGCTGGCGGGCCGTTGCCTGCTGCGAGCCACGCCGCCTGATCAATGGCGCGGGGTGGAGCCCATAACACTGCTCGCCAGCAACAAACAGGGTTTGCGGGTTTCGTCGGCGACTGGCGGCTATGTCAAGACGTCATTCGATCTCACCCAATTCGCTGCGCGGATACCCGATTTCGACCATCTCGATCCGATCGTTGCGTGGCTGGCGCAGTGCGCGCAGCAGGCGCTCGGCGGCCCGCTGGCCGCGCCGGGTACCGGCCTGATCGTCGGCAACCTCTCGTATCCCAGCACCATGGGCACCGCGTTCGTCGAGTCGGTGTGGACCGGCGAGGGTAATGACGATCCGCGCAACCGGTTCTCCTCGGGACTGCCGGTGCACCTGGTGGCCGGTGCCATGGAGATGAACGGCCCGGTCTACGCGCTCGACGCGGCGTGCGCGTCGTCGCTCTACGCCATCAAACTGGCCTGCGACGCCCTGCATGACGGCGAGGCCGACGTGATGCTCGCCGGTGGTGTCAACGGTTCGGATGACCTGTTCCTGCACCTCGGTTTCACATCGCTGCAGGCGCTCAGCCCGTCGGGGCGGTCGCGTCCGTTCCATGCGGAAGCCGACGGGCTCGTACCCGCACACGGTGCCGCGTTGGTCGCACTCAAGCGTCTCGCCGATGCCGAACGCGCAGGTGACCAGATCCTGGGTGTGATTCTGGGCGTGGGACTCTCGAACGACGGTCGGCAAAGCGGCTTCCACCGCTCCCGCGGTGGGTGGCCAGACCCGCGCCATGACGTCGGCGCTGGAGCAGGCCGGGCTGACGCCGGCCGACATCGACTACGTCGACTGCCATGCCACCGGCACCCCCTTGGGTGA
- a CDS encoding SDR family NAD(P)-dependent oxidoreductase has protein sequence MQSTGARFVAADVPVGVASLVKTAGWEWPNASVRAVDMESLDAERLAAELLEGGSGIEVALRADGTRLVAVDDIESSVGEGETISINPGGVVLVTGGARGVTAESALALAKRHGLRLALLGRTPLREVSADEPSGTTAAEIATALAASARARGEQLSLPQARAQAESLLAEREVRATLATAERQGTPAHYFAASITDRAALDSVLNQVRTTFGPIVGVVHGAGVLADKRLEDLDDDGFVKVFSTKLVGAEALLDATSSDELRFISLFSSIAARAGNPGQAAYASANAALEAIAAREAARRNGECVVRAFGWGPWDGGMVDATLKSRFLAGGVGVIPIDEGAQFFADHALCRSSATAVVVAAPAEPRLRATRLEWTVSAEDLPVLTDHQVRGRVVVPVVIALDAILRAARGVVADPCPVVRDFQVLSGVTFAEGERQTLSIDFEPTGSEYTVSVRDAEGRARYRATVDTATVAAPQVSVPQVSGSAWPLSVDDAYAGPLFHGPQFAMIEQFDSFGAAGGSAELKSLDDLGWPQNGWAIDAAGIDGGLQLGIVWASAQGRPLVLPIRIARVVLHRAFGEGSSIGRCRLAAHPVSDKRVDFNIVYETSDGALIATLEGVEFYAAGGAADTSA, from the coding sequence GTGCAGTCGACGGGGGCCCGGTTCGTCGCTGCCGACGTGCCGGTTGGTGTCGCGAGCCTGGTGAAGACCGCCGGCTGGGAATGGCCGAACGCATCGGTTCGTGCCGTCGACATGGAGAGCCTTGACGCCGAACGGCTGGCGGCCGAACTGCTCGAGGGTGGCAGTGGGATCGAGGTCGCGCTGCGCGCCGACGGCACCCGTCTGGTGGCCGTCGACGATATCGAGTCGTCGGTCGGCGAGGGCGAGACCATCAGCATCAATCCGGGCGGCGTCGTCCTGGTCACCGGCGGTGCCCGGGGTGTGACCGCGGAATCCGCTCTGGCGCTGGCCAAACGGCACGGCCTGCGGCTGGCACTTCTCGGACGCACACCCCTCCGCGAGGTGAGTGCCGACGAGCCGTCCGGCACCACGGCCGCCGAGATCGCCACCGCTTTGGCGGCGTCCGCGCGGGCCCGCGGGGAGCAGCTGAGCTTGCCGCAGGCACGTGCCCAAGCCGAGAGCCTGCTGGCCGAGCGGGAAGTTCGGGCCACCCTGGCGACGGCGGAGCGGCAAGGCACACCGGCACACTACTTCGCGGCCAGCATCACCGACCGCGCCGCGCTGGACAGCGTGCTGAATCAGGTACGTACGACCTTCGGACCGATCGTCGGTGTCGTGCACGGCGCCGGTGTACTCGCGGACAAGCGTCTGGAAGACCTCGACGACGACGGATTTGTCAAGGTGTTCAGCACGAAACTTGTTGGCGCGGAGGCGCTCCTGGATGCGACCTCGTCCGACGAGCTGCGCTTCATCTCGCTGTTCTCCTCAATTGCGGCGCGGGCAGGCAACCCCGGGCAGGCGGCGTACGCGTCGGCCAATGCGGCACTGGAGGCCATTGCGGCCCGGGAGGCTGCGCGTCGCAACGGCGAGTGCGTCGTCCGCGCATTCGGCTGGGGACCGTGGGACGGCGGCATGGTCGACGCAACGCTGAAGAGCCGATTCCTCGCCGGTGGTGTGGGTGTCATCCCGATCGACGAGGGCGCCCAGTTCTTCGCCGACCACGCGCTGTGCCGTTCGTCGGCCACTGCCGTCGTGGTCGCGGCTCCGGCCGAGCCTCGGCTGCGAGCAACGCGGCTGGAATGGACTGTGTCGGCCGAAGACCTGCCGGTGCTCACCGACCACCAGGTCCGCGGCCGAGTGGTCGTGCCGGTGGTGATCGCGCTCGACGCGATCCTGCGCGCGGCTCGGGGAGTGGTCGCAGATCCCTGCCCGGTGGTCCGTGATTTCCAGGTGCTGTCGGGTGTCACCTTCGCCGAAGGCGAAAGGCAAACGCTCAGTATCGATTTCGAGCCCACCGGTTCGGAGTACACGGTGTCTGTCCGAGACGCTGAGGGGCGGGCGCGATACCGTGCCACCGTCGACACCGCGACCGTCGCGGCGCCTCAAGTGTCGGTTCCGCAGGTATCCGGTTCAGCGTGGCCGCTCAGTGTCGACGACGCGTACGCCGGTCCGCTCTTTCACGGGCCGCAGTTCGCCATGATCGAGCAGTTCGATTCCTTCGGCGCTGCCGGCGGGAGTGCGGAGCTGAAGAGTCTGGACGACCTTGGCTGGCCGCAGAACGGGTGGGCGATCGATGCCGCCGGTATCGACGGTGGTCTGCAGCTCGGCATCGTCTGGGCCAGTGCGCAGGGACGCCCACTGGTGCTGCCGATTCGCATCGCACGCGTTGTGCTGCATCGTGCGTTCGGTGAAGGCAGCAGCATCGGACGCTGCCGACTGGCCGCGCATCCGGTCAGCGACAAGCGGGTCGACTTCAACATCGTGTACGAAACCTCCGACGGTGCGCTCATCGCGACGCTGGAGGGTGTGGAGTTCTACGCCGCGGGCGGCGCCGCGGACACGTCGGCGTGA
- a CDS encoding type I polyketide synthase: MTDNTHQPSATPIAVVAMSAIYPGESGLDGFWRTITTGRDAIGDVPPSHWLIEDYYDADPKAPDRTYCKRGGFIDPVSFDPVKFGLPPNALPSTDTGQILALVAAKQLLDEVQRGGAAVDLDRVDVVLGVASTTELVVQMGSRMQRPIWRKALLENGLSESEADEICQDIADHYVPWQESTFPGLLGNVIAGRVANRLNLGGANFVTDAACASSLSALQSALHRLYLHESDVVLTGGVDALNDVMMYMCFSKTPAFSATGDCRPFSEGADGTIIGEGVGMVALKRLADAERDGDQIHAVIRGLGSSSDGRASSVYAPRSEGQAKALRRAYERAGYDPSTVELVEAHGTATKAGDVAEFAGLKSVFTDNSARIALGSVKSQIGHTKAAAGAAGLIKAVLALQHSTLPGTLKVDRPNPAMGIEDSPFYVNAKTRPWVRKGDQPRRASVSSFGFGGSNFHVTLEEYQGEHRAKRLRTLPSELVVLSAPSEAELGKRAAEIVAAARSGESLARIAFDAAEEFDASQHARAGLVATDTESLATLADRLHVALADGKAAELKDANIAVGVGPAREGKTAFLFPGQGSQYVGMGGDLALAFPEALAVWDGLEGDLADLPKVVFPEPVFDAAALDAQKTELTAMANAQPAIAATSLAQLALLDLLGVSASAAAGHSFGEVTALAAAGVLPTESLVETARTRGTLMNEAGQGKDGAMLAVTATADDVRALLATQPDSASLVIANDNAPTQVVLAGYETDIAWAQTAAKAKGWTAVRLPVASAFHSEIVAASSAPLTAYLKTLKIGQPNFPVYANATAQVYSEDVATQLGDQVQQVVRFREMIEAMARDGVTRFIEVGPSRVLTGLVGKILGNSAHLAVALDDPKADGLRGWHRGLAALAADGVTLDLAALFDHYAEPVKFVPPPKHAVKVGGANLGKPYPPVDGKVSITAKRTRVSAPAAAAAVAPAVAAPAPAVQRMDAPAVQTPVSQQPAPAPVVQQSPVAPQQVEIQAEFIEAPLSGDVWSIIDSIQKETAEQHQRYMDVMTESHQAFLDMSTQMMAQIVGNSATVAQAPNVAPQPVVAPVAAAPVSAPPVAVTPMAPPPVVEPVVAAAPAPVVAAPVAAPVPTPVAAPAVAAGDVVLSIVSEKTGYPVDMLGLGMEMEAELGIDSIKQVEILAALQAKFPGAPEIPASELANLRTLQDVVDTVAGFAGSAPVAPVTAAPAAPAVDAGDVVLSIVSEKTGYPVDMLGLGMEMEAELGIDSIKQVEILAALQAKFPGAPEIPASELANLRTLQDVVDTVAGFATPAPVAPVTAAPAAPAVDAGDVVLSIVSEKTGYPVDMLGLGMEMEAELGIDSIKQVEILAALQAKFPGAPEIPASELANLRTLQDVVATVAGFASGGRAEQPAAVQHSAPVTSAPVGLSCTEAELRAAPPTGLAMAGLRDGVVLITREDSAFADALQAALTARGVNAHAVDDVPADAGAVISLAPLAAAHTPEDCVAMHLRAFHAARSVARSNAATRSSLRCSRRGPGSSLPTCRLVSRAW, from the coding sequence TTGACTGACAACACGCACCAGCCCAGCGCCACTCCTATCGCGGTGGTCGCCATGTCGGCGATCTATCCGGGCGAGTCTGGGCTCGACGGGTTCTGGCGCACCATCACCACCGGACGCGACGCCATCGGCGATGTCCCACCCTCGCACTGGCTGATCGAGGACTACTACGACGCCGACCCGAAGGCACCGGACCGCACCTACTGTAAGCGGGGCGGCTTCATCGATCCGGTGAGCTTCGATCCGGTGAAATTCGGGTTGCCGCCCAACGCCTTACCGTCGACGGACACCGGACAGATCCTCGCCTTGGTCGCGGCCAAGCAACTGCTCGATGAGGTTCAGCGTGGGGGAGCTGCAGTGGACCTGGATCGGGTCGACGTGGTACTCGGCGTCGCCTCGACGACCGAGCTCGTGGTCCAGATGGGTTCCCGGATGCAGCGCCCGATCTGGCGTAAAGCGCTGCTGGAGAACGGCTTGTCGGAGAGCGAAGCCGACGAAATCTGCCAGGACATCGCCGATCACTATGTGCCGTGGCAGGAGAGCACGTTCCCGGGTCTGCTCGGCAACGTCATCGCTGGTCGTGTCGCCAACCGCCTCAATCTTGGTGGCGCCAACTTCGTCACCGACGCGGCTTGCGCCAGTTCGCTTTCCGCGCTGCAGTCCGCGCTGCACCGGCTGTACCTGCACGAGTCGGATGTGGTGCTCACCGGCGGCGTAGACGCGCTCAATGACGTGATGATGTACATGTGCTTCTCGAAGACGCCCGCGTTCTCCGCGACCGGTGACTGTCGGCCGTTCTCCGAAGGTGCCGACGGCACGATCATCGGTGAGGGCGTGGGCATGGTGGCCCTCAAGCGCCTCGCCGACGCCGAGCGCGACGGGGACCAGATCCACGCGGTCATCCGCGGTTTGGGGTCGTCCTCGGACGGGCGCGCATCCAGTGTCTACGCTCCTCGTTCCGAGGGGCAGGCCAAGGCGCTGCGTCGCGCGTACGAGCGCGCCGGCTACGACCCCTCGACCGTCGAACTCGTCGAGGCGCACGGTACGGCGACCAAGGCCGGTGACGTCGCCGAGTTCGCCGGTCTGAAGTCAGTGTTCACCGACAATTCGGCGCGGATCGCCCTGGGATCGGTGAAGTCGCAGATCGGTCACACCAAGGCCGCCGCCGGCGCTGCCGGTCTGATCAAAGCCGTTCTGGCGCTACAACATTCGACACTGCCCGGAACTCTGAAGGTCGACCGCCCCAATCCCGCCATGGGAATCGAGGATTCGCCGTTCTACGTCAACGCCAAAACTCGGCCCTGGGTGCGTAAGGGCGATCAGCCACGGCGGGCGTCGGTCAGCTCTTTCGGATTCGGTGGCAGCAACTTCCACGTGACGCTGGAGGAGTACCAGGGTGAGCACCGCGCCAAGCGGCTACGGACCCTGCCCAGCGAGCTGGTGGTCCTCAGCGCACCGTCGGAGGCCGAGCTGGGCAAGCGCGCTGCCGAGATCGTCGCGGCCGCGCGCTCCGGTGAGAGCCTGGCCCGCATTGCGTTCGATGCCGCCGAAGAGTTCGACGCATCGCAGCATGCGCGCGCGGGCCTGGTGGCTACCGACACCGAATCGCTTGCGACGCTCGCCGACCGGTTGCATGTCGCGCTGGCCGACGGCAAGGCTGCCGAGCTGAAGGACGCCAACATCGCGGTCGGCGTTGGGCCGGCGCGTGAAGGCAAGACAGCATTCCTGTTCCCCGGGCAGGGTAGCCAGTACGTCGGGATGGGCGGCGATCTCGCGCTCGCTTTCCCCGAGGCGCTCGCGGTCTGGGACGGGCTCGAGGGCGATCTCGCCGATCTCCCGAAAGTTGTGTTTCCGGAGCCGGTGTTCGACGCCGCTGCGCTGGACGCGCAGAAGACAGAACTCACCGCGATGGCCAACGCTCAACCCGCCATCGCCGCAACAAGTCTCGCTCAGCTCGCGCTGCTCGACCTCCTCGGGGTGAGCGCGAGTGCGGCAGCTGGCCACAGCTTCGGAGAGGTCACCGCGCTGGCGGCCGCCGGTGTGCTGCCGACCGAGAGTCTGGTCGAGACGGCTCGTACCCGCGGCACGCTGATGAACGAGGCAGGTCAAGGTAAGGACGGCGCGATGCTGGCCGTCACGGCGACCGCCGACGACGTGCGGGCGCTGCTCGCCACCCAGCCCGATTCAGCATCGCTTGTCATTGCCAACGACAACGCACCAACCCAGGTGGTACTGGCCGGATACGAGACTGATATCGCGTGGGCACAGACCGCGGCGAAAGCGAAAGGCTGGACGGCCGTGCGCCTTCCGGTGGCCTCGGCGTTCCACTCCGAGATCGTGGCTGCGAGCAGTGCGCCGCTGACGGCCTACCTCAAGACGCTGAAGATCGGACAACCGAACTTCCCGGTGTATGCGAACGCCACCGCGCAGGTATACAGCGAGGACGTCGCCACGCAACTCGGCGATCAGGTACAGCAGGTGGTGCGGTTCCGCGAGATGATCGAGGCGATGGCCCGTGACGGGGTCACCCGCTTCATCGAGGTTGGTCCCAGCCGCGTCCTGACGGGATTGGTCGGGAAGATACTCGGCAACTCGGCGCACTTGGCAGTGGCGCTCGATGACCCGAAGGCCGATGGTCTGCGGGGTTGGCATCGAGGCCTAGCGGCGCTGGCCGCCGATGGTGTGACCCTTGATCTTGCTGCGTTGTTCGACCACTACGCGGAGCCGGTGAAGTTCGTCCCGCCGCCGAAGCATGCTGTCAAGGTTGGCGGAGCGAACCTCGGTAAGCCGTATCCGCCTGTGGACGGCAAGGTTTCGATCACGGCGAAGCGCACTCGGGTGAGCGCGCCAGCCGCTGCGGCGGCGGTGGCGCCTGCTGTTGCGGCGCCAGCTCCGGCGGTCCAGCGGATGGACGCGCCCGCGGTTCAGACGCCGGTTTCGCAGCAGCCAGCACCGGCACCGGTCGTGCAGCAGTCGCCGGTCGCTCCGCAGCAGGTGGAGATTCAGGCCGAGTTCATCGAGGCGCCGTTGTCCGGTGATGTCTGGAGCATCATCGACAGCATCCAGAAGGAGACGGCCGAGCAGCATCAGCGCTATATGGATGTGATGACGGAAAGCCACCAGGCATTTCTGGACATGTCCACCCAGATGATGGCACAGATCGTCGGCAATTCCGCGACCGTTGCGCAGGCACCGAACGTTGCGCCTCAGCCCGTGGTCGCTCCAGTTGCGGCCGCGCCGGTGAGTGCGCCACCGGTGGCAGTTACTCCTATGGCCCCACCGCCGGTCGTCGAACCGGTGGTGGCAGCCGCTCCCGCTCCGGTTGTCGCGGCCCCCGTGGCCGCGCCCGTCCCTACTCCGGTGGCCGCGCCAGCTGTTGCGGCGGGTGATGTTGTGCTGTCGATTGTTTCGGAGAAGACGGGTTATCCGGTGGACATGCTCGGGTTGGGCATGGAGATGGAGGCTGAGCTCGGGATCGATTCGATCAAGCAGGTCGAGATTTTGGCGGCGTTGCAGGCGAAGTTCCCGGGGGCTCCGGAGATCCCGGCGTCGGAGCTGGCGAATCTGCGTACCTTGCAGGATGTGGTGGACACGGTGGCCGGTTTTGCGGGGTCGGCACCGGTCGCCCCTGTCACGGCAGCGCCCGCCGCTCCGGCGGTAGACGCGGGTGATGTTGTGCTGTCGATTGTTTCGGAGAAGACGGGTTATCCGGTGGACATGCTCGGGTTGGGCATGGAGATGGAGGCTGAGCTCGGGATCGATTCGATCAAGCAGGTCGAGATTTTGGCGGCGTTGCAGGCGAAGTTCCCGGGGGCTCCGGAGATCCCGGCCTCGGAGCTGGCGAATCTGCGTACCTTGCAGGATGTCGTGGACACGGTGGCCGGCTTCGCGACGCCCGCACCGGTCGCCCCTGTCACGGCAGCGCCCGCCGCTCCGGCGGTAGACGCGGGTGATGTTGTGCTGTCGATTGTTTCGGAGAAGACGGGTTATCCGGTGGACATGCTCGGGTTGGGCATGGAGATGGAGGCTGAGCTCGGGATCGATTCGATCAAGCAGGTCGAGATTTTGGCGGCGTTGCAGGCGAAGTTCCCGGGGGCTCCGGAGATCCCGGCCTCGGAGCTGGCGAATCTGCGTACCTTGCAGGATGTTGTCGCCACCGTCGCCGGCTTCGCCTCGGGTGGTCGCGCCGAGCAACCTGCCGCAGTGCAGCATTCGGCACCGGTCACGTCGGCGCCCGTCGGCCTGTCCTGCACCGAGGCAGAGTTGCGCGCCGCGCCGCCCACCGGTCTCGCGATGGCGGGCCTACGCGACGGCGTCGTCCTCATCACCCGTGAGGATTCCGCCTTCGCCGATGCGCTCCAGGCCGCACTGACGGCTCGCGGGGTCAACGCGCACGCGGTCGATGACGTACCCGCCGACGCGGGCGCCGTCATCAGCCTGGCCCCATTGGCGGCTGCTCATACACCCGAAGACTGTGTTGCCATGCACCTGCGCGCATTCCATGCGGCCCGCAGCGTCGCCAGGAGCAACGCCGCGACGCGGTCTTCGTTACGGTGCAGTCGACGGGGGCCCGGTTCGTCGCTGCCGACGTGCCGGTTGGTGTCGCGAGCCTGGTGA